In one Cyanobacteriota bacterium genomic region, the following are encoded:
- the rimI gene encoding ribosomal protein S18-alanine N-acetyltransferase, with protein MNKVVDQAKASLAANPRYCIRKMYLSDVDRVTELDPIVFGEMHWTRNIFTNELANPNAVYFVASRLDEAGEDTSEVLGYGGAWHVLDEMHIMTLGTDPDYRRNKIAESIIIALIADAIAAKIKSISLEVRLSNAAAQKLYARYDFQQQGIRKNYYESDGESALILWTSDIQTDEFQQNYLEQLERLSLPQTS; from the coding sequence ATGAACAAAGTTGTAGATCAAGCTAAAGCAAGCCTTGCAGCCAACCCTCGCTACTGCATCCGCAAGATGTATCTTAGTGACGTAGACAGAGTTACAGAACTTGACCCAATTGTATTTGGTGAGATGCATTGGACCCGCAATATTTTTACGAATGAGCTAGCTAACCCTAATGCAGTTTACTTTGTGGCTTCCAGACTTGATGAAGCAGGTGAAGACACTAGTGAGGTCTTAGGTTACGGCGGCGCCTGGCACGTGCTCGACGAGATGCACATCATGACTCTTGGCACTGATCCAGATTATCGCCGTAACAAAATCGCTGAATCAATTATCATCGCACTTATTGCTGATGCCATAGCTGCCAAAATCAAATCTATTAGTCTTGAGGTTAGGTTAAGTAACGCCGCTGCCCAAAAGCTCTACGCTCGTTATGATTTTCAGCAACAAGGGATTAGAAAGAATTATTACGAGAGCGATGGTGAATCAGCTCTTATACTTTGGACCTCTGATATTCAAACTGATGAGTTTCAACAGAACTACCTTGAGCAACTTGAGCGCCTTTCTTTGCCGCAAACATCCTGA
- the dcd gene encoding dCTP deaminase gives MVLPGLILFTLYLLHMIFYAPGNLVDWQIRLYMTLGLLRIDNYRKEAVQPNSLDVHMARDFARQMADGSFETFEADFIMLNPGEFVLATTEEYFYFPSYIHGVLQGKSSWARLGLYVESAGLFDSGFQGEAVVELTNQGKTPLVLQSGKAIAQMIFAKNLFVANPYGKKKHGASNYQGQRGARQSALDRVIAKDRNKQDELSVASKAELN, from the coding sequence ATGGTTCTTCCTGGTTTGATTTTATTTACTCTTTATTTATTGCACATGATTTTTTATGCGCCTGGTAATTTAGTGGATTGGCAAATTCGTTTGTATATGACACTCGGTTTATTGCGCATTGATAATTATCGCAAGGAAGCTGTCCAGCCTAATAGTCTTGATGTGCATATGGCTAGAGACTTTGCTAGGCAAATGGCAGATGGAAGTTTTGAAACTTTTGAAGCGGATTTTATTATGCTTAATCCTGGTGAGTTTGTACTTGCAACTACTGAGGAGTATTTTTATTTTCCTAGTTATATTCATGGAGTGCTGCAAGGCAAAAGCTCTTGGGCAAGGCTTGGACTCTATGTTGAGTCTGCTGGTTTGTTTGATAGCGGTTTTCAGGGTGAGGCGGTTGTTGAATTAACTAATCAAGGCAAGACACCTTTGGTCTTACAATCTGGCAAAGCAATTGCACAAATGATTTTTGCTAAGAATTTGTTTGTTGCTAATCCTTACGGTAAGAAAAAACATGGTGCGAGTAATTACCAAGGACAACGAGGTGCAAGGCAAAGTGCACTTGATAGAGTTATTGCCAAGGATCGTAATAAGCAAGATGAGCTGAGTGTTGCCAGCAAGGCTGAGCTTAACTAA
- the folK gene encoding 2-amino-4-hydroxy-6-hydroxymethyldihydropteridine diphosphokinase, translating into MDQIQHHVKNNFTTAYLGLGSNLGDRADHLNRAIELLDNHTAISVIAQSSHYDNPAIEGAGPQDFLNSVIEIQTSLNPIQLLDFVLDLEIHIDPDRNSRGRKLSRQLDIDILRFGDLEMDEERLILPHPRMQERDFVMKPLNELLDLSASQGGAR; encoded by the coding sequence TTGGACCAAATTCAACATCATGTCAAAAACAATTTTACTACAGCCTACCTTGGCTTAGGGTCTAATCTTGGCGATAGAGCAGATCATCTTAATAGAGCAATCGAATTACTTGATAATCACACTGCTATTTCAGTAATTGCTCAGTCCAGTCATTACGACAACCCCGCAATTGAGGGTGCTGGTCCTCAAGACTTCCTTAATTCAGTTATCGAAATCCAAACTAGTCTCAATCCAATTCAATTACTTGATTTTGTATTAGACCTTGAAATTCATATTGACCCAGATCGCAATTCAAGAGGTCGCAAATTATCGCGCCAACTTGATATCGATATTCTTCGCTTTGGTGATCTTGAGATGGACGAAGAGAGATTGATATTGCCGCATCCAAGAATGCAGGAGCGTGATTTTGTGATGAAGCCGCTGAATGAGCTTTTGGATCTGTCAGCCTCGCAAGGTGGTGCAAGATGA